In the Primulina tabacum isolate GXHZ01 chromosome 7, ASM2559414v2, whole genome shotgun sequence genome, catccctaggatgatgtcaaattccggcatcggtagcacaatcagatccgcataaacaagattaccgtgcaactcaaggtctatatctcggataacattggtagctgccatctcctcgcctgacggcaatactactgaaaaggctgtatctagcccaatggtctggatcttgaggaagttagcaaagacctccgaaataaacgagtgagtggcccctgaatctatcaaggccttggtagcggaaccagatataaaaattctccctgaaagatcggaactctaagttgaatcccactacaagatctaaacttatagacatgcaaaggtcaaggttcctctagcttaatttccccgaaataaatctgagtagagcatgcaatcctataacagttctaagttcaaaatctaaatcccgattcccaaaacacggaaattcaaataatagcttaaagtttaaaggtatctgtcaacaacatagtctccgggttggtttccgcggcatggagagcaaaaactctgccttgggtaggcagattcctctgagggcactgcagcaatatgtggtctggactgccacacttaaaacactttcctgagccagccatacatgctccaggatggcgacgtgagcacctgggacagactgggtgctcctgagtcctcggggctgggcgtccccgctgctgctgctgctgctgctggcctcggttcctgggcggtccatgaaaaggcctcttattctgctgctgatgctgatgaggaggagggcggtgcggtgcatggactgggcgcttgccctggcgatccctctcgatatcccgcagatcctgctctgcggctaaggccttggagacggcaacctcataagtagcagggtcagataccctaacatcccggcgcaagatcggccgtaagcccaccaggaagtgcatcagcttggctctggcatcattcgctatcaggggcacaaagtgacagcccctctcgaacttacggataaactccgtaaccgacatatccccctgtctcagactcatgaactcggtggtcagcctggtgcgaacctcctcagcaaaatacttggagtagaaaacctccgtaaagcgggtccaagaaagtgtagccaatgtcagggctaccgaagctccttcccaccataagcgggcgtctccagtgaacaggtaggtggcacatcggactcggtctgcgtcccccagctccataaaatcgaagataacctcgagggatttgatccatccctcggcaaccatggggtcagatgccccagagaattccttcgggcgcatcttcatgaatcgctcatacacagcctcgggccctgtcggcctggctgcggctgcggctacggctgcggcattgccccccgcaaactgtgcgaagaactgtgccatcctagctaacatctgggcactcatgtccggtgggggcggtggaggaggtggtaggtctccctctggtctacgctcctccctgtcttctcggcgaggctcctcctctctgttgcgctctaaaatgcgtctagggggcatactgttccaacataacccatacgtaactaacatgcataattccataatttattttaaatgaactctgaaatactgaaaatctggaagcatgctaacaaactaattcatgctttaactaaaatgctgaacaaaatgctgaactgaaaaacttacagaccaaaggcgtggcttcgtgagcttctcgcggtcagtagtagtgaaaccctatacagaaccaccgctctgataccaactgtgaagggcctaaaactcctttcttgaaaatttgcggaaaattaaaaattttctttttaaaagaacttaaatggcctcattcataaaatcactggtgaatcaagttcaatatttcaaaatattgcagcggaagaaaattaaagttttgccaacaacaacgatttaaaaatatccaacgactgataaaattgtttgcggaaaaaaataacaactgctgctctgaggtcctcgggtgccactactgccgatctaagctggctcactggtccccgccctcggccctggcctcatcagtacctaaaacaatcaagtctagtgagcctaaagactcagcatgcatatatcacaggtaacgagtaaaaatctgaattaaaaatatgcatgagttaacatatcctgtcctgaggcatgctgaaaataatctgtactgagcaattataatacgtgcataattgaactggaaatcactgtaaaaatatttgctccttggagcctgtactgaaatatctggtaaaattttctgttgagattatgttttacgcctgtggccactgcactaagctgaactgatcggtaactagCTACCGgagaggctgaaactgaactgagctggccgatcactggcgaccgggtggtaccatactgaactgatcggtcactagtgaccgtataaaataacactcccacatagtgaatgaaccacaagccatatcgcataaatctcaaaaataatcattttctatttaatgcacgtaaaataattaactggcataatgaaaatgtcccgtaattttaccaactggattggattggatcgttctcaggctcgctgcaacctaactgtgccatgaaaattatgcaatagcttaaacttgaccaactatgcaatttacgttcaaaagatgcgactatgacgcctaatgacttcgcatttaatcatgactccgagccaacctgaaccgacactgaaccgacatatagtcatgattaaaatacgctgaaaaatcataaaataatgttcctaaaatgatagggtcgaaatctaggtggaatggaggccaaaacatgaaacgctctttcgagagtcaatttggcacattgcaccgtaaattctcgtacgacctcaaaaatgatccaaatgacaaacggttgaaaacatgaccttcctaactcaatgaggcactgtccagtccaaggccatgggctaaaagccaaccaagaactcgaacgagcctctgaaccgacacagcaacttgctgtaatttccagcagctgcgcaactacaagacttgcattggtttcgagactatcggccattaggggagtgaaccaccgaccagagactcttaccaacatcccaaggaatgatttgaaccatggctaagggccctaggccagccacaatccgcatcacaccataaatcaaccgaagggtccaaccgagagcatcttgaatgcgtgtgtagtgtttatgctatgatcgatgtcttgcatcattccagtggccatttgattgaccatggcacgatctagacatctaggagcataatatgaaccgtggctaagggccataggccaaccaagatccataccaagcaacaaaagaacgaaccaaaagctgaacaaatgaagaagccgaaggggtataggggctgttttgacgtttttattaaaaacgatgaaccatggaccaagccaccaaaagggcaacttagtcacgtcttagacatgctagggaagtgatccaaccatggctataggcccttggggcagccaagatcagatccttcctccatgacaagaaactgaatttttcgaacaacattctgcactaatggggaggttgctgtcatgtgctcgttccagcatgtatggaagtgaaactcacgatctatcatggccctaacatgtcctagtacatgtctatatgaagcctcgagcccctggaacgatccatccctgaaatcgaaacaaaacataccaatcgtgaagcatggaagtcgataaaaatctgtgcagaattttctttcttgttttgctgaaaatttcggtttttgaaatgataaaatctgatcatgtactgaaaaataattaataatatgacttgattgaggtttgaaagagatctagacatgcctggtttcgtttcgaaagaaaacgaacgaaacgacgacgacgcggcacggaggaggtggagcgcttcttgtctacctttcttgctctcgatttctctcccttattttcctactggattcccacggttctcagcttaaaatttcactcagatttcgaaagaaaagagagggggaaaaatggttaggaaggtgaggagaaagggtgcaagatataaggaatgaatcaagactaagtccactctcctttgaaatttgaattgttgtttgatatcaagtctacttggggatgaggtggccgaatattagcttgttttctagtctaggatatgtccattaattaattaaattgtgctcccaaaaatcctagaattatcctactaattacatgcaaagaattggtcaaagttgatgagttggaaaatgaatcttctagcaactaagggtggccgaaaaatgcataataaaataaaggggaaatgttggttatctagtcaactaataatccttgaaagccttactaatcctttaaataattttagtgagctaaccccttaatttaataacttaaatgagttcatttcttaatcacctcaaataattaaattaaatcctcaaacctccctttctaacttaaatgaacttggttgctagctaaattaacttctggaaatatttctcgaatcttaaattctatctcaaaactccaactccggtccggcctcactgaaataactgaaatgctaaaaatcaaactactgaactgaaataataaaataattaacttcaaataaatgcatttaaaataatcacgcaatgaagtcaattaaatttaaaaatctagaattatgcacggcttatacgtctactgacttacgggttctacatgtttgaattattcctaaagacgattaaggaattaattagcgtctgggtccccacacgGGCCCTCACAGAACCACCCGGGCAGTCTACTAACCGGGCGCTTCTCACCTTCCCGGGCAGTCAAGAGCCCAGGCTATCTTATGAGTTCCCGGGTACATTACCACTTGGAcaacctcgagaattgcaccacactcgagtatgattgatacaagccgtctaatctgtcagaactACTTGGacttggagtgtcctagaagccATCAGAAGCTAGAGTACGGGCAACCGACTTatcatacttagtaggtggcatgAGAATCGAGATATCTACcacattttctactataaataggaGGTATTAATAtcatttaatgattctgaaatctttgaactcaAAATATTacacatattttctctcaaatattgcttgtatTCATCTTCAActtgctgactttagcatcggagtggctacgtcGGACACCTCttcggcgcccattcacgagttcctttcattgtttgcaggtgttaatCCCAGCTATTACCTTCACTCAAATTCCCCAacactataaattattgatttgatccgtTGGAGCTCCTAACCCGGCTCACCCATCCTAGAACAACTACTTTATATTCATCCTCGTTTTACGAAAATTTTTAACtgaagttgctatagaagtccattgtacctcattataaactcattttaaatttttaatttttaagatgtgggataAGGGTATCACGATATATTTGCCAAACGCCAATAATTTTTgctattaattaattcaaatatcTATCCTAATCCATACTAATTAGGAGGATATGATAGAAAATACTACACGTCTAGTTCAAGTCGGAGACCGAAGCCCTGTTAGAAGTGACATCATATTTTTCCAAagaacaaatttatttttaattgagaaTACAATTCTGTGTTTTTATAAAGAAAATATATCGAAATCAATCATCCCCTGCTTCTTATACTTCTTAGAATATGCTTGCTCTTACCAAAATGGTCTATGCCATTTCTTCGATTCTTCCGATTCGAAAGACGCATCGTTGTATTTTTCTCGCTACCAAATAGTTTTAAATGGAGATGTAAACGAACTTAACTGAGCTAAACAGTATGaagctcgagctcgactcaTTTAAGATTTATATTGGCTGGAGCTCTATTCAAGATTTTATCATGAGGTTCGATTTCGAATCGTTTTCAAATTAGTAAGCTCGCGAATAGCTTGATTTTGGTCGttaatagctcgtttatcaTATTTAGTAAACCTGACTTGTGATCAGCTCGTTATGCGAGATTATTTTCGAGTTCATTGAAAATAGAATCGAGCTCGAACATACAATTAAATGTATCTATATAAAACTAATGCTAAGATAAGAAAGAAAAGTGCAAATCCATTCATAAATAAGCAAAACGAAAATCCTAACGGCTAAAAAAAACTCAGTAAACATATAAACAAACATGTTCGCGAACagtaaacgagccgagctcgagctcgagcttgcGAGTCTATAAACGAGCATATTCACGAGCTCAAGAGCCTAATATCCTTAAGCTAGAGGTCGGCTTGATAACATTATCGAGCTCGAAATTGATATCAAACTCGGCTTGATAAGACTATTTACAAACGAGTTTTTTTAGAGAGTCAAGCTTTGAATAGCTTACGAGTGACTTGATTCGTTTACATACCTAATTTTCACACAAACGCTTAACATCACAACTTCTGCATATATCACATTATTTACTATGGGTTTGCTTAACTGttgatttgttttaaaaacctTTAGATATTTGTTCTGATTACTGTTGTTCAACTAATTGTACAATATtgagtttaaaaaaaaactaattttaaaatatttagaaattgCTTgagttataattataaataaataaataacactaCGTGTGGGGGCGTGAGATATATATACAAGTAACCATTGCATATGATTGTCACTACTATGAGGTGTAGTAAAGATTACTAACATATATAGAACGGGTGAGTACTCTAGATGAAAGATGGTTGTATGGTATAAAAGTattgtttaataaataaattatgtgtTGCAGAGTTAAGCGTTATGTGTGGTGTTTCAATACCTAATGCAATATGCAGTGAAAAATTTGCTCTCCTGCGGCATTTCTCCCTCTTTCGCAGTGTTCCAAAACAGctatttttattatgtatatgcttCATTGACCCTagagtttatttcataaaaagAATCCTACAAGATATGTAAACAAGAATTTTATTagaaaataaactcttttaaacaataatatcgttcttatcataaatatatatgttttaaaaagGCAAAACTCTATGAGTTAATAAACACAATATTAtcaaaaaacataattaaaaataaattatattcctTTTAAGTAAATATCAAAGTATATGTTGCTACATCATAACTGAGATGATAAATAGTTCAAGATAAAAAAACATactgaatttaaaaaatatattttatttgatctacttatttctttttttgtttcattcatatttattcttaaaataaaattaaaaaataaatttgtataGAAGTCTTTAATTGAATGAAAAGATAAAAGCGACATTCATTAGTTAGTTCTAGGCCCGTGATGCAAGAATAAAATGCAAGAGCGACAAATTTAACATAAAGGTCGACTTACTATACAttgattatgtttatttaaaCGACCTTATAAcatcttatttaatatttatcaataaattatagatttttttaagacaaaaacttgtataaGACGGTCTCAttgatcgtattttgtgatacagatatcttatttgggtaatccatgaaaagtattattttttatactaagagtattactttttattgtgaatatcggtaggtttgactcgtctcacagataaaaattcgtgagaccgtctcacaaaagacctactctactttaaaaacttataaatatggACACAAATCATTATATAATGTGGAGTACATTCATTGGTCCATTACACAAATCATTATATAATGTGGAGTACATTCATTAGTccattaatgattttattattaattatttcacatttatatatttttttcaaagtCAACaacttttaattaataaaatagtttattaattaaaaaaattattctttTGCATTAATGTGATTAATCTAAATTCTATACTGTTTTATTTGATTCTCTCAATGTGGATAACATGGTAGAAAATGCTAGTTAATGTGGAgtgaaaaaattatattttctctctatttttttattaaaaaaacatatttatttttcgACAAGTTTTCAAGTTTCATGACTCTTCCTCATTAGACTTTACAATGGGGGTAGAAAATGCAgagaaactaaataaaatattaaatgactGCACAGAACCACGAGGGAAATAGCAAAGAAAAGGGATACTTTTCCCTAAGTAtccctttatatatatatatattatataaatttctCCCGATTACAAACATTATATGAACATTATTACAATCTATTAGAAGAACTTCTATAACCTTAACATAAGATTCAAAAGGgcattttttttctaaaaatatatatattgataacAAGGTAAAACACTTTCCATGTATATTATAACAAGCTAGCAAGTCATTAACTTGGAATTCAACCACCACGATCCACCACCACAGCCGCCGTGATTCGGGTTAAGCCGAGGTTGAATTTTGGCATGGCGTTGATCGACCCTCACATGATGTTGCAGCCAGAGGTGTTCTCGTCGCTAAACATGCTATACTGGTCGATCTGCTCGCCCGGTGGTGGAGGGTAGGGATAAGGAAGATAGGAAGGCATGTAATTTACAGCCGGTGGAGGCCGTGCATACATCATTGGCTGAAAGTTCTCATTCACGTTGGCACGTCGCTGGTTCATCATCGCCGCTAGTTGTTGCTGTTGGTGGTAGGGGTGGTTTCCGGCCATTTGCTCGAGTCCTCCACCATGAAAAtatccaccaccaccaccggaGGAGGCGTTCAAGGCCGGTAAGCCTTGAACAGCCGGAAAACTACCGATTGGGCGGGTCGGTATATTACCCATTTTGCCAATGGGCAAGTTCATGTTCATCATATTCGGCATGCCACTAGTCTCATCGATCATTCCACCACTTTTTTTGGCCCCATTAGGCATGAAAATTTTCCCATTTGTAGCCCCACTACCACCACCATGGTTATCATTCCTGTTATTCGGACCGCCTCCACCGCCGCTGTTTTTTAAGTCTTTAGGCTGTGCACCATCACCCTTGCCACCACCTTGACTCTGGTTACCACCTTTCTTGCCACCATTAGCACCATCGCTCTCACTGCCTCCACCTTTTTTGCAGTTTTCACCTCCATTCCCTACATCATTACCACCAGCCTTTACAACATTCTGGCTATTCATAAGCAAATTAGACATAAACGGACCACCATGGCCATTACCACCCACCGGCTTCATCTTATTCAAAGGAGCATCTTCCACATCATCGTCATCGtcgtcatcatcatcatcatcgtaATCATCGTCATCATCATCATCGTAATCATCGTcatcataatcataatcataatcatcgtCATCAAACTCATCATCACTTAAATCCTCATCCTCAGGCAAGTTCAACTTGCCAGATTTCTGATTTTGACCCTTAATAAGTGGCAACGGTTTCAGATCTTGAAACCCTTTCATCTGTTGAAGTTGCTGAAGTAGCTTAACTGGATCTTGACCTCCGCCTTTCAGCTTATCATTGCCGCCTTTTTTAATATCTCCCTTATTATTTCCACCTTTCCCATTATCAGTCATCAAATTCTTGAAATGATTATTAAGCTGGTTTTGAAAATTATGGTGGGGCTTTGATACACCCCCCCATATCTCTGCGTGTTTCCCATTCTTGATTAGTTTCTTGATAAGCGTGGCTGGATCAACATTACCAGATACTGTCACCTTCCCCTGCTCTGAGTCAATCTTTATGGTGTAAACCCCTGTCGTAAAACACAAAAATTTCGAAG is a window encoding:
- the LOC142551268 gene encoding heavy metal-associated isoprenylated plant protein 32-like yields the protein MSKDEFLKIQTCVLKVNIHCDGCKQKVKKTLQKIDGVYTIKIDSEQGKVTVSGNVDPATLIKKLIKNGKHAEIWGGVSKPHHNFQNQLNNHFKNLMTDNGKGGNNKGDIKKGGNDKLKGGGQDPVKLLQQLQQMKGFQDLKPLPLIKGQNQKSGKLNLPEDEDLSDDEFDDDDYDYDYDDDDYDDDDDDDYDDDDDDDDDDDVEDAPLNKMKPVGGNGHGGPFMSNLLMNSQNVVKAGGNDVGNGGENCKKGGGSESDGANGGKKGGNQSQGGGKGDGAQPKDLKNSGGGGGPNNRNDNHGGGSGATNGKIFMPNGAKKSGGMIDETSGMPNMMNMNLPIGKMGNIPTRPIGSFPAVQGLPALNASSGGGGGYFHGGGLEQMAGNHPYHQQQQLAAMMNQRRANVNENFQPMMYARPPPAVNYMPSYLPYPYPPPPGEQIDQYSMFSDENTSGCNIM